The genomic DNA CTAACAATCCAGCGGCCATTACTGACCTATACACTGCACGTGCCTCCTTTAACTCAACAGCAAACGCGGATGCTCCGTACCTTCAGTCCCAAGACAACGTAAAAGATATGGATGAAGCATCAAAAGACTTGTTTTCTTCAAAGGCATCTTGGTATGAAACCGACATGCTCTCAAGCAAAGCAGATGCCGAAGATGACTTTCTGTTTGAGAGGAAGCCATCTGCGTCTCCAAATAATCCTTTCCAGAGCTTTGCCCCCATAGGTGATTCTAGTAGCGACTTTGCCCTTCCTGGGGAGGCTGTGTTTGACAGCAGGGCTGGAAAAATGTCTGAAAGTCCTACACCAGACTTGGTGCAATATGCTCATGATGGTGAATCGCAAGGGACCACTTCAACTAAGCACAGAGAGGAACCCCTTGTTGACCTGGTGCATAAAGTTTCAGATGCAGTCGTGGAACCGTCCGACCCTTTGACGAACCTCCCAACATCCGCTCAGGAGTCTGACAAACCTTCAACACCTCCCTCTCTGCCAGACATCTTGAAGTTGTCTCCTTTGAACCATGACAAAGATGATTCGGGTTCGTCGGAAGGCAGTTCTGACTGTGAACGTAGTCCCGTCCCGGGGCTTCAGAATGTCTCTCATTCGGCCTTGAACGCGTTCACCTTCGACTCAAAGGTCCTGCTCCTGAAGGAAATGGCTGACGAGACAGAAGCCCGGGCCGCTGAGAAGAGGAAGCAAGATGGAGCATCAGCCCACGAGCAGAGCTTTGGCACGTTTGATCTTTTAAAGGAAGCTAAGACCACCTCCGAGGTTCAAGGTCTCCAGTCAAtgatggaggaggaagaaaaagacTGGATGTTCTCCAGCAAAGAATCTGTGAAATTACCAGACAGGTCAGGGTCTCCCAGCCACCCATCCTCCATGAATCTGCCGCCAAGCCCTCCTTCTAAAAACGTTGTGCCCGAGGAATCGGACTCTGAAAGCCCCATAACCGATTCTCTGTCTCCAGTCTTGGATGCGATGGCGAAGAATCCAGAGAGCTTTCAAGTAGAGGTtgagagcaggtgtgtgaagGATTCCAAAGTGACACTTGAGAAGGAGGTTAAGGGACTGTTTGGAGAGGAACCCGAGGCGCATGAAGAGGTGTCTGAGCACGAGGTCTCCTCGGAGGAGTTTGAATTTGTAGAGAGACCTCCCAAGGGCGTGATCGACGAGTTCTTAGAAACCCTAGATAACTCCAAGCTTGCCAAGGCACCGGAAAGAGGTGTGGAGTACGACTTACCAACCTTTGGCCGGAGCAAGCTGTTCGCAGAGTTTGAGGAAGTTGGCTCGTCTCCAATGTCCTACGACTTCTTAAGCCAGCCTACATCCAAAGCAGACCTGGAAACGCCGGATGTTCCTTCGGAGAGTCCTGAGCGCAATGTCCAGAAGATCACCGCGCTCTCGCGTGGTCCCCTCAGCCACCCTACCCCAGAAGAGCTGCCAAGGCCCGCGGCCCCATGGGACGCAAAGGAGGATGGGATGCCCAGTGCGCCGGCCCGGCCCGAAGCTCCAAAACCTGCCAGGTTGCCAAATCTGAGCGCAGAAGCAGGTAATTTCAGCACAAGTCCGTGCTGCGGCACATCGCGGCCCAGATCACCTCAGGATCATTCATTCACCATTCATTTGCTTCTCCATTTTTTTCCATcctttttcatcattttcttgATCCAATCATTCTTTCATCTCTTGAATTCCTGTTCTTCCCCAATATCGTTCTTTtcgttttagttttagtttgtttgttaactgttgctttgctttttctgcgaatgtgtgtttgtgtgcgggtgtgtgcatgtgtacgagTAGTGTTTAGatgcacatttgcatttctgttcaTCCCAGTCACTGGATCACATTTTGCACCCATCAtaccttttcattatttttgtttgtttgctttgtgatAGGGATTCGGTAAGTACTGAAGAGCTTAGCTGTCACAAAAAGAttgatttaatgaaaacatcaaGGGCCTCCTGGTCTATTGCTAGTCTTGTTTAtgtaacatttaatattttaaatacagttttgtTTAATAATGGTAcaggtaagttttttttttttcttttgcgggggaggggggtagttttttaaataatatgtataCTTGCATAGCTTATACAAAAggaaaaatcaaaaaatgagCACCATATTCTCGAGTATTATATGCTGTATTTGTCTGTAAATGATCTCTTTATTGCACACGGTTGTAGTGCTGTGGAATGGAAGTCCTGGAAGGAGACCCCCGGCGGtaggcttgtttttaaatgtttttgcattcaaCTGTAATGGGCTGAATCAAATGCAAGGACTTCACTATTGAAGGTCAGTCTAAAGTGCTGGCCAGTCAGGTCTTGGTGCAGTTTAAAGTTTGAACCTGTTTATGATCTAACGAAGGTTATGagctgcaaaagaaacactagcaGTGTTGCAATAAGGATTTGCCTATTGGTAGCACAACAGGCTGGCTAGCCGCTACCTCCTATGCTACATTACTGTCTGTATGGCTGTCTAATCTGTGCTAACACCAGCGCATATGCTCCCACGCCCACTGTTTTTTGACACCGTATTCATAGAAACAAATTAACCACCTCTTCCTGTCTGCGGATTAAGTTGAATTGTATTTATGTGATCTGTAGTGGAGGAAGTCGAGTTGTATGCGATTGTGTCACACGGCACCCACCAGTGCACAACCAGCTCGGAGGAGACCCAGCCtttataatcttttttaaatgctgtttttcatgagTTTACTCCAACATGCTTGTGGCCTTCCGGGACACCGTGAGGCTTGGGAAATTTTGAGTTTGTGTCCGTcggtttttttgttgtacttttttttggggATTTGTAGCACGCTCCGTGGGGTGGCCAACTCTCTGGACGTACACGTCCCTCCCGTGTGAGCGGTGGTTCGATGCCCTGCCATGACACCCTCTGAGCTATGATCCCTTCTCTGTCCattaccctctctgcttcacACCTGTCAGATTaaagtgaaaaacacaaaagcagggCAGCAATGCATCCCATAATTCACCAgccattttcacagttttaccAGACAGTTATTTGGAATAGAATCGGACTTTCAAGTGATGGGTAGTTGCCAAAGTGTCTGGTAGACACGACAAACTTGCCGACCACAGATAAGATTTACCGGCAGTGTGGCAGGTCGCTGGTGTGTATTTCCCTCCCTTAATTGCTAATGTGTAAAAGTTTTAAGTATAAATAAAACGCTTGGCAAAAGGACATAGTCTAAACGGTACTCCTGCTCCGTGAGTGGTATGTTCGGCGATTTTAGCggtgttgtggggggggaggcggtggcgggcgggggggggttctcaCTCCCATCCCCTCCCTCGGGTCTCTCCTGTTCAGGGTGTACTGTAACTGGAGAAGGGGTCAAGAGTGTTGGAGCTCACAGTGCAGTTATTACGAACCTGTTCTCTCTACAGGGGGAGGGTACCTGCAGAGGAAACGTGAGAAATTTCCAGAGAGTCGTGTTGCAACACGGACCCATCGAACGCAGATAACTTATCTAATGTGTTGCTTCACTTGTTCTACAATGACAAgctttaaaattcttttttttttttttttaaaccacacagTCCACCTCTGAAAGCCTCATCCCTTGTCATACCTCACAGGCAGTACACGGTAACCTGAGATCGCTGGCAGTTTTTCTCGGGGCTGCGCTGTGACTTACACGTATGCCGCACCGTCGGGTGCCGTTAGCTTGACTGTCCTGTTTTCCCATGCAAAACATGTGACCCTTGTCCCCCATTCAGGCTATCTGCTAACACGTCAGCTCCTGCTAGCTGACAGAACAGAAGAACGTGTTTCTGAtaaccaagttttttttttttttcttttttcttttccccccaacGCGTTCCTCATCAGCGCTGATTGAGAACGTACCATGAAactgcaaataattttttgcagCTTTGAGGATTTGGTTGTTCTAGAAAACCTGTGTGAGGACACAGTCACATTATGGTCAGGGTGTTGTATTTGGCTCATTCTGTGAATGGGGCAATGCTTTGTTACTGGAGTGTGCTGGCCCAAGGTAATTGGTGTCAGTTGGGCGCCATCTAGTGGTAGTTGCACACAACTAtcctttcttgtttttctctgGGAGAAggatagaaaaaaataatttctgtatttctgtaaatgGCTATTATGAGTTTGGGCATGAATTCAAACTTTATGCATTCGGTCACATCATATGCATGGTGAACTGAAGGTGTTGAGCTAGAAAtttcttcagtttcttttcCAACCAATCACACGATAACATATTTTTGATTGGTATGCCATCTGGCAATCTTTGTCTTTGGCAAGACATACCCTACAAATATATAGCACTGAGAGGTTGGTAATTTTTTGAGTCCTGTTGATGTGTTGAGGATACATTCAGCTACTGTTGGCCAGTGGTTGGGTACTCCTCCTGCCATTTTACATGCCCAAATTAGGCTTTTAATGATAACAATTTAGCAGTGTGATTTAACTGCACACACATGACCAGTAAAGTACATTAATGGAGTAAATGGAGCCTAATAAATATCAAGGAAATCCACTAATTAACTTTGTGGGGaactcaaaa from Anguilla rostrata isolate EN2019 chromosome 18, ASM1855537v3, whole genome shotgun sequence includes the following:
- the LOC135245299 gene encoding reticulon-4-like isoform X1; its protein translation is MDEASKDLFSSKASWYETDMLSSKADAEDDFLFERKPSASPNNPFQSFAPIGDSSSDFALPGEAVFDSRAGKMSESPTPDLVQYAHDGESQGTTSTKHREEPLVDLVHKVSDAVVEPSDPLTNLPTSAQESDKPSTPPSLPDILKLSPLNHDKDDSGSSEGSSDCERSPVPGLQNVSHSALNAFTFDSKVLLLKEMADETEARAAEKRKQDGASAHEQSFGTFDLLKEAKTTSEVQGLQSMMEEEEKDWMFSSKESVKLPDRSGSPSHPSSMNLPPSPPSKNVVPEESDSESPITDSLSPVLDAMAKNPESFQVEVESRCVKDSKVTLEKEVKGLFGEEPEAHEEVSEHEVSSEEFEFVERPPKGVIDEFLETLDNSKLAKAPERGVEYDLPTFGRSKLFAEFEEVGSSPMSYDFLSQPTSKADLETPDVPSESPERNVQKITALSRGPLSHPTPEELPRPAAPWDAKEDGMPSAPARPEAPKPARLPNLSAEAVVDLLYWRDIKTTGVVFGACLFLLLSLTVCSIVSVCSYVALTLLSVTIAFRIYKGILQAIQKSDEGHPFKAYLDQDVALSEDMVHKYSDLALERINVWIVELRRLFLVEDLVDSLKFAVGMWVLTYVGALFNGLTLIILALVGVFSCPVIYEKNQKQIDHYVQLVTGQVKDIVAKVQAKVPGLKRKAE